Part of the Juglans regia cultivar Chandler chromosome 14, Walnut 2.0, whole genome shotgun sequence genome, GATGCCATCGCTGATGATGGCTCTTTTGAAGTCAGTCTCCGGAACATTGTTTTCCGGGTGACTCCGGGCATGGTTGCGGACTTGCTACATGCCCCGCGAGTGGCTAACCCCACTTATCCATATACACGGACTTCTCCTCCAAGTCCGACTGTCATTGTTCAATGTTTAATCGGTCATTTTTCGAGTTGGGATGGTAAGACACCCATTCTCACCTCTCGTTTTTCACCCGAGTTTCTCATTCTCAGTAGGATAGTCCTTACAAACCTTTATCCTACTGGTCATCAGAGTGATGTAGGTCCTGACCGCGCCACTCTTTTGTATGCATTGATAAATGATGTCTCCATTGATCTGGGGAGTCATCTGTGTCGGGTCATGCTTGGGGCGTTTAATTCCCCGAAACTACGGACTGGCTTGCCTCTCGCCTGCCTCATTACTAGGTTAGCCCTCTCTCAGACTGTTATGCTTCGTCCTAATGAGCCTAGAGTTCCTCTTAAGGCTCCCATTGGGCGTAGGACCATGCAGTTGAGTCGTGCTCACATTTCCCCTCACCCACTGGATGTTGAGCATCCTCCTGCATCTTCCTCTCAGCCATCCACATCTCAGCCTTCGACTTCTCAGCCATCTAGTTCACAGCCTCAGGGCCCGGCAGCGGGATCAGTCGATCCCAGCCTTCAGCAGGTTCTTGAGTACCTTGCCCGGCTTGAAGCTCAGTTTGAAGCCCGATTTGATCATCTTGATGCCAAAGTTGACAGCTTTCAGCAGCTTGTGACTAAACGCTTCGACGATATTGAGGAGCGGCTTGATGAAGAAGATGGCAGTCAATCTGGTGGGGACAGTTGACACCCTTGGAatttgtgacaaaaagggggagtatAGATCAAGGGGGAGTATACATTAAGGGGGAGTAGTATAGAGATTTAGGGGGAGTAGCAAGAAAGCTGTTGGGGcagctttgttttgttttgtggaggagcagctatttttatttgtatcacatgctgCTCATGCTACTATTGTTTgtctaaattgaaaaacaatgtaTGTTTTAATTCTTAATGAAAAGTCTTTTCTGAGAACTGTGCTACAAGTGTTTatgcttatgagattatttattgcatattgttattgGTCCGTTTAACCGTTTGTTAAGTTTGCagaaatatctcaatgtgcTCAAGACTTTTTGTCTAAATAATGGGAATCCTGATTTGGGTGTGTTAGGATTAAGTCCTATGTAtaggttagaggttttgtcacagaaatgccaaagggggagattgttgagggaaaaatgtgttcaattggcatattcttgtgaaaacctatgtaaagttgagttgtaacaagtgttgatgcattggtacatgaaaaatattgaagtgtgctcaacatggctcgactggcgctcgactggcgctcgagcggaaccttccagagaggttcgctcgatgggcgctcgacatagcgctcgagcggaaccttccagagaggttcgctcgatgggcgctcgacatggcgctcgagcggaatcaagacagagtggttcgctcgaggtgagcttgacgtaacgctcgagctgaacccatccagagtggttcgctcgatgtgcgcttgacttggcgctcgagcggaaccaagacagagtggttcgctcgatgtgcgctcgacgtggcgctcgagcggaacccatccagagacatCCAGagacgttcgctcgacacctcgctcgagcggtttcagaagataacgtgcgctcgaccttcgttcgacacctcgctcgagccaatgttcaaagacaacctaaaattcatgctttgggcgccgtgacttgctgggactataaatataacagatcatttctgttgtgtggtgtggaaaaacagagcaaaaccttaagtgtttcaagagccaaagagagaaacctattcctcaccttgtgaatctcttttggacaaacactaatccaccacaccactctcaaaatcaaacctctttcaaagtccattgaagtggacgttttgttggccggaaggtttccggagctgctgttgatgcagagatcgagaggttctcgtggaaagctatagaaggtcggagttccgacactacatgcgtgtagagatcgagtgggtcactcgtgatgttgcaagccaagtttaggaactacaaaggttttgtgagtgtcactaaattggttgtaatgaactttttctatagtggattttaggtggtggcttacacccggagtggttttagaatttgaagacgttcttcaaatgagtttccacttcgtgaccaaatcattgtgttgattatttgcatgATTTGTGTCTTCTTTTATTAGCTTCTtgccattaaattttattagtccacataatttgaactgcacctattcaccccccctctaggtgttgtatgggataaaccactgctttttcagaTGCTTATCCCACGGTTTTAAGAATTGCACGGGAAAAATAAGCTATGGTGGCTGACCTGCAGGTAATCAATCAAGGTTCACAGGAGTGGAACATCATCCTTACTTGGgatgcacatgattgggaagtgactGTTTTGGTAGAATTTCTTAACTTGCTATACAACACTTCTATTGTTGTCACAACGGAAGATATGATGGAATGAAGACTCACTAGGAAAGGAAAATTCTCGGTATGCTCTTTTTATGACTCTATTACTATGCAACAAAGGCACAATTTCtcttggaagaacatatggaggaCTAAAGCACCTACCAAGGCCACATTTTTTTGTCTAGACAACAGTTATAGGGAATATTATGATCattgataatcttagaagacgtGACCTTATAATTATGGACTGGTGCTATTTGTGTAGAAATATTGGTGAAACGGCGGACTATCTACTTTTATATTGTGAGTTTGCTCAAGATATCTGGAATTACTTTTTCAGCAAAATGGGAATAACatgagaataaataaaattattttttattagtgagattcacttttttataaaagaacttATATGAGATTTGTCTGTTTAAAATTTGTACTTATCATTACtcaatcatttaattattatttaattattatttataaatatactaaAAGATTCTAAATATCCAAATGGAGTCCAAGGCACCAACTTGGGCCCTTTTACCTCATCCTTCCCCTTACTTTGTAGAAAGGCTGACATTGTGATGGTAGGCCTTGCAAATTTACAGTTCCCAGGCTGAGCTGGGCTTTGAGCACaagttttttttggggggttgCTCAGGAAGCCCGTTTGTTCTCTAGTGCATGATGCTAAAGACCACAGGCATGGTCGACCagtgagagttgagttttgatggcatatttcttaataaaaatattattcattgtttttttttatattattatatcattgtttattgagatttaaataattataaattatttattttaaaataaataatttgtacaaattttaaatatatatacaataaattcattttataaaaaagtagacacaattatgaaaaaatatatataaaaaaaaattaataggacTATCTTTTTACAAAGAATTTACGCCATACTTAGAGCATTAATATTAGTCtagctaaagttaaagttaaaatttggtTAAAACTAGATGTTTGATTAAAAGCCAAAGCCATTCATGTATAACCCCACATTAGACTAGGTAAAAATaagctaaaataataatataatattattttttaattatttttccacTACACTAAACATATCTAAATTATTAGTTAACATATGCTTAGTGTTAATATTAGAATGCAAACAATCaaaagttttgaaattaaatatggTTTTGATATGTGAACAATGACTAGTTAAGTTTGGACTTTCCTTTCTATTTATTGTAACTCAAAGTTTCAATTAAAGGactttagctaattcaatgcaGCTCATTTAAGTAGAACTTCACTAACATTTGTCCAGTCCAATATCAGTGCTCTAACTTTAAGCTTATACTTAAGTACATTGCTcttggataaatttattttttattttttatttttttttatccactctCTCCAATGCACAGCTGGATAAATACTATACAACTAggtttttagaaaatgatggacatacaaccatttttataatttttaatacaattatattttaaatgatagatatttttgtaaaataatttataaaaaaaacatcactttacataaatattctcattttaaaatataattatacaaaaaattaaaaaaaaaaattatgcatatatcattactcaatgCCTTTACTCCTTTGTTAGCGTCGTTCTAGAGCTTCCCTTGTTTTCTCAAGCAATAATTTGTATCGACAATCATTACCTATTTCATGCTTCTTTTAGCAGTcgtataacctttttttttttttctctccaaattaagtatttataaataaactaacGGATACAAGACATAAGTTCGGTAGGGTGGAAATCCCCTACAATCTTTCCAAAATCAACACACATTacaatataaaagtaaaaaaaataaaatggataatCGGAGCTAAAAGATTGACTCTCACCCAATTCTCACAAAGAGAGACTACTTAGATGACGATTTTTAAATAATCTGATAAACAGAGCAGTCGTATAACTTAAACatgcttcttttattttttatttttatttttaaatgataaattcaCCCTATTACGCTACTAGCTAGCTGATAAGatataaataatgatatagaaacaactttttatataacgacattttaaaataagaatatttatgtaCATTGAGactattttataacttattttataaaaataccattcatttaaaatataattgtataaaatagtttatgtttGTCATTTTCCATaacatattcaatttttttaaaaccttttttgaTTTCAtgtgtttaaattaaaaaaatgttatcttgTTATAGAGTTATAACCGAAGTcacttctctttattttttttctagaagGTTTTATGTAGCACATTAGATCACTATTATTTGGGGattggaaaggaaataaaaaggTCAGTAAATCCTCACACAAGGTGCCtagatttcctttttttttttttttttccttcgagCAAGTCAACTTGTATTGAGGAAAAGTGAAAGGATTAAATACAGATTCATTCTAAATTATATGTCACCAAATtctaaaagaaggaaaaataaattaattaatttctacaGCTAGCTACTATGATTGTGAATtttacccaaaaataaaaatatggaatGAATTTGAATTTAGCCTAGTCGatgtttggattttttctttttgagttttgaatttttttctttttaagttttggtATATACAAGTCGATATGCTCACTTATAGTAAGACacattataacttaaaaaaaatcaaaacactactaattttttaatataattgatgtGAAAAGCTTCTACAAAGGTGTGCTGGatgtctaaaaaataaaatttctaaatatattttatctttttttcccGCATCATATGTCAATTTTTCTCTCAAATTAGATCTATGCAATTCAACCAAATATTTAGAAAGCACCAAAAAATAGGCTCTGCCATGGTAAAACTAATTTATTGCTTAACATGCGCTCTTATCGCGTAAAAATtagtgtttcttttttattttttaatatatttgttgcttttatttttgaataaatggatgagaaatgctatatatataaaaagaatatacacaaataaatcataaaatttataatatattttcgtATGATtcattagatatattttataataaaaaataattttataatttaatatattatatctaataatatcggtttgttaatttatttttatatcatgtatttcttgttaaagtatttatattaatGGATTTGAAATGATGATTTATTTCATACGTGGGATACCTTTTGGATCCACTTTTTGCCTCTGACAGCTCGAATTAAAGTGATCTCACAGATCTTTACCACCCCCACAAAAAAAGCCTGAAGAAAATTTTGcaacttttcaactttctttCTCATATATACGCTCTTTTATATTCAACATCCTGTTATCTCAAAGAAATTCTGGTTCGTCCGAGACTAAGAGATCATTGGCTGTCAAATGAATAACAGAACGAATGTTGCCGTTACCCACAGTACTactacaacaacaacaacaaggtTTATCAAATGTGTGACAGTTGGAGATGGTGCTGTTGGGAAGACGAGCCTGCTCATCTCCTACACTACCAACACTTTCCCGACTGTATAACCTCTCTTCACTTTCATGCCCTTTATTTCTTGTGTTCTCTTTTGTTAGCTGCTTCTCATGCTCATTTGCGTATGATTTCCCTCCGGTTTTGCTTTTTGGGTTTCTTTTATTGTTTGACAGGATTACATCCCAACTGTTTTTGATAACTTCAGTGCCAATGTTATGGTTGATGGGAAGACTGTGAATCTGGGTCTTTGGGATACTGCcggtgctctctctctctctctctcatggttaatttgaatgatgcttgattttgtttttatctttcgATTTGTTTCGATGGTTGTTAAGTTAGTTACTATATAAGAACCATGGCGATCGCCATTATCATCCCCAAACTATTGGAAAGACTCAGTTTTCATATATTTCTCACTGATTTCTTTTCAACCAAACAAGCACTTAATTTGAGAACATGGCAAAGAAAGTAATTGGCCGACTGTCGGCGCAAAGGCAGGATCCTATGTTTCCTAAAGCATTTAATGACATGAATCTACCCACGCAGAGAAAATAGACACTTAAATCTTATcgaaataattcaaaatttttgcaGGTCAAGAAGATTATAACAGGTTGAGGCCGTTAAGTTACAGAGGAGCTGATATTTTCCTTCTCTGCTTTTCTCTCATAAGTAGGCCTAGCTTTGAGAACATAGCAAAGAAAgtaagctttttctttttcttttttctctctctccattgaAGTCTTCTTTTGATTCTCTGTCATTGACCAAATGTTCTACCAAATGTATCTACTGATCAGATTCTTAATGTCTTTctgcttgtttctttttctttgtgcCTCTTATTATGTTGGAGTAGTGGGTTCCGGAGCTGAGACATTATGCCCCATCAGTGCCCATTGTTCTTGTGGGGACCAAACTAGGTGATAGATTCTTTGCTTTATCAATTTGTTAGTTCTGTAAATGCCTGTTTCCATAACTTTTCCCTTGCTTTAATGCTCTAAACAATCGAGTATGCTTGGTGGAAGACGAAAACTGAAGAATTAAGAAAAGTTCTTTTCCTAtagaattttcaagattttcttgaCTGTCACATGTATGCATAAGTTTGGTATTTACAGTTTTTCACAGAACAAAAATTCGTGACCTTTCTTCCTTGGCTTTTTCATGCTTGTGTCTTGTTATTTTCTGTTCAATGCGGTTCAATTAATTGCAGATCTAAGAGAGGATGAACAGTTTCAATTGAATTATCCCGGGGCATGTACAATTTCTACAAAACAGGTTGGCTATGCACTCTGCCATTTATTTTTAAGCTTTTGTTGTTGATTCATCTGTTAGCTACACTATTGCATCTCCACATTCAAACTGTACATGGATCTACTTTTCATCACCAGCTGAAAGCATGGGGGGGCACATCGATCATTTTACCAAATGGTTGTGCAACTGCATTGGATTGTATGGCTCTAAGTCTGATGTTTATGTACCCTTGATCTGCTTATGCTGAAACAAACATAGCCAAAAACTAAATGCAGCCAGTCAAGAATTCTGTTccctttttaataaaatattctatataCCTCTTTTAATGCCAGGGCGAAGAACTAAAAAGGCAAGTTGGAGCAATAGCCTATATAGAATGCAGCTCAAAGACACAGCAGGTATGAGATTTGAGTTCAAACTTGTTGCGATACTATTCCCTGTTCGGTCACCGTCACATACTCTTTTCTTGATAATCGAATGCTTTTTTTGTAAcatcccaatggaaggcccaaaccacatggtttatattctaaaaagactagttcaatgatataattgaagtCCCAtttgaaaccttataaaaagtaataacttctcattttcaagcaatatgagatctcatacaccacttaccattatccttatcatatgggagtATCACATTTTTAGGGCATAAAGGcatgtttttttaattccaaGAACTGTCACATGAAAGTTTACTGATGAAACATGCAGAATCTGAAGGCTGTCTTCGATACTTCTATCAAGTTGGTTCTTGATCCTCCAAAGTCCAAGAAGCCAAAGAGAAAGCAGAGGACCTGCATTTTTCTGTGATCAATCCTCTAGTGTTCACAGAACACTGTTCAGGGTTTTAAACCAATTAAGAATGATGATTACTCTCCTTTTTCTCTTAACAGTTGTccattcttctcttttttcaagccttctttttcttgttttccttttggatgttttgttttctttggatTGTTTATACGTGTTTGGCATTTATATAAGCAGCAAGTACTCTATTTATACATACCAAGATTGGTAATCAAAAGGAAAAGGGTATGTTAAAGGTTGGGGCACTTTGGAACTCCAGACATGTTGGATTTTGTAAATTTCAGGGCACTCatgtattgatatttatttaaagtTCTTATTTCTGGTTAATTA contains:
- the LOC108990452 gene encoding rac-like GTP-binding protein RAC2, with amino-acid sequence MNNRTNVAVTHSTTTTTTTRFIKCVTVGDGAVGKTSLLISYTTNTFPTDYIPTVFDNFSANVMVDGKTVNLGLWDTAGQEDYNRLRPLSYRGADIFLLCFSLISRPSFENIAKKWVPELRHYAPSVPIVLVGTKLDLREDEQFQLNYPGACTISTKQGEELKRQVGAIAYIECSSKTQQNLKAVFDTSIKLVLDPPKSKKPKRKQRTCIFL